In Microbacterium profundi, one DNA window encodes the following:
- a CDS encoding DUF2933 domain-containing protein, with amino-acid sequence MTGDHQPPADHPGEGDPRRRMPVTAWLIIGISVLGIAIYLFIDHLPHVVAVLPYVAIIGMAAMHLFGHRHHTGAHDSNHRRHGGDSGTDTRESS; translated from the coding sequence ATGACCGGTGACCACCAACCGCCCGCCGACCATCCCGGCGAAGGCGACCCGCGGCGACGGATGCCTGTGACGGCGTGGCTGATCATCGGGATCTCCGTGCTCGGGATCGCGATCTACCTGTTCATCGACCACCTTCCCCACGTCGTCGCAGTGCTGCCCTACGTCGCGATCATCGGCATGGCCGCCATGCACCTGTTCGGCCACCGCCACCACACCGGCGCCCACGACTCGAATCATCGACGCCACGGGGGCGACAGCGGGACCGACACGCGAGAGTCGTCGTGA
- a CDS encoding multicopper oxidase family protein, whose product MNPSPAPRPRFLLTRRGFLGVSIGAVATVALASCAPAANWVQPDGAQVQGAERRRGGTGKVTTATLTAAPTVLDLAGATAPTWAFGSVPAPVIRLGAGDTLKATVRNQLEADTSVHWHGLALRNDMDGVPPVTQQPIKAGASFDYEFIAPDPGTYWFHPHVGVQLDRGLYGALIVEDPAEPGGYEDEWVIILDDWLDGVTATPDDVLDELSAGMGDMGGKGDMFMRMGNTLMGATSDLLGGDAGDVYYPLYLVNGKPPADPTQFTGRAGEKVRLRIINAGSDTAFRLAIGGHTLTITHTDGFPVEPVEVDSILIGMGERYDAIITLDDGAFPLIAQAEGKRDRGFAVIRTGSAAAAPTADVSIPELTSSRIGTAQLLTSDSSVALSSRQPDRTVAITLTGGMAEYDWGIDGRRFDMNQPLDGAHEIREGERVRFTITNDTEMWHPFHLHGHTYQHEGGGPRKDTSIILPKQTLTVDFDADNPGLWVAHCHNIYHAETGMTTVIGYRA is encoded by the coding sequence ATGAACCCGTCGCCCGCCCCACGCCCCCGCTTCCTCCTAACTCGGCGAGGGTTCCTCGGCGTCAGCATTGGCGCCGTCGCGACGGTCGCGCTGGCATCCTGCGCGCCGGCGGCGAACTGGGTGCAGCCCGACGGCGCCCAGGTCCAAGGCGCCGAGCGGCGCCGCGGCGGCACCGGGAAGGTCACCACCGCGACCCTCACCGCCGCCCCGACCGTGCTGGACCTAGCCGGGGCGACCGCGCCGACCTGGGCGTTCGGGTCTGTTCCGGCGCCCGTGATCCGTCTCGGCGCCGGAGACACTCTGAAGGCCACCGTCCGGAACCAGCTCGAGGCGGACACCTCCGTGCACTGGCACGGGCTCGCGCTGCGCAACGACATGGACGGCGTCCCGCCGGTCACCCAGCAGCCCATCAAGGCCGGGGCCAGTTTCGACTACGAGTTCATCGCGCCCGATCCCGGCACCTACTGGTTCCACCCCCACGTCGGGGTGCAGCTGGACCGTGGCCTGTACGGGGCGCTGATCGTCGAGGACCCCGCCGAGCCCGGCGGGTACGAGGACGAGTGGGTCATCATCCTCGACGACTGGCTCGACGGCGTCACCGCCACCCCCGACGACGTCCTTGACGAGCTGTCCGCCGGGATGGGCGACATGGGCGGGAAGGGCGACATGTTCATGCGGATGGGCAACACCCTCATGGGCGCCACCTCCGACCTGCTCGGCGGCGACGCCGGCGACGTCTACTATCCCCTCTACCTCGTCAATGGGAAGCCCCCCGCCGACCCGACCCAGTTCACCGGGCGGGCCGGCGAGAAGGTGCGGCTGCGGATCATCAACGCCGGCAGCGACACCGCGTTCCGCCTCGCCATCGGCGGTCACACGCTCACCATCACCCATACCGACGGATTCCCCGTGGAACCGGTCGAAGTCGACAGCATCCTCATCGGTATGGGCGAACGCTACGACGCGATCATTACCCTGGATGACGGCGCGTTCCCCCTCATCGCTCAGGCCGAGGGCAAACGCGATCGCGGTTTCGCCGTCATCCGCACCGGCAGCGCCGCGGCAGCACCGACGGCCGATGTGAGCATCCCGGAGCTCACTAGCAGCCGGATCGGGACCGCACAGCTGCTGACGTCAGATAGCAGCGTTGCGCTGTCCTCACGGCAGCCTGATCGGACCGTGGCGATCACTCTCACCGGAGGTATGGCCGAATACGACTGGGGCATCGACGGGCGACGGTTCGATATGAATCAGCCCCTCGACGGCGCGCACGAGATCCGCGAAGGCGAACGCGTCCGGTTCACGATCACTAATGACACCGAGATGTGGCACCCATTCCATCTACACGGTCACACCTACCAGCATGAAGGTGGCGGCCCGCGGAAAGACACGTCGATCATCCTGCCCAAGCAGACCCTCACCGTCGACTTCGACGCTGACAACCCAGGTCTCTGGGTCGCCCACTGCCACAACATCTACCACGCCGAAACCGGCATGACCACTGTCATCGGCTATCGGGCGTGA
- a CDS encoding DMT family transporter, translating into MNTVVRPLADASRHGHPRPLRMLWVTLAWGSCFVAITVGLQDAPPLWLAALRALIAGVALATVAGIQRAPLPRDPKTWALIGCLGLVNIALAFATMFVAATGLSTGIASVLANAQPILILLPAWWLYRERPTPAAIAAIGLGFTGLLIIVLPSGLGTGAWLSLTSAAAITAGTLIGRIVHADVRIVAAAQLLIGGAILAGTAAVTEGPPTIDWNIRFILTLLFLSLVGTAATTVAWFTEIGRARLDLLAAWTLLVPVFGILLSLLILREDPGLWGWIGTVIVLIAMALLAIGSRRSEPSAVTATGNRAPRASADHATSDPDGLPDENHGPRSRPERKQR; encoded by the coding sequence GTGAACACCGTCGTCCGCCCCCTCGCGGACGCCAGCCGGCACGGGCACCCCCGACCGCTGCGGATGCTGTGGGTCACGCTCGCCTGGGGGTCGTGCTTCGTCGCGATCACCGTCGGCCTGCAAGACGCCCCGCCGCTGTGGCTCGCGGCACTGAGAGCCCTCATCGCCGGGGTCGCGCTCGCAACCGTCGCCGGCATCCAGCGGGCACCTCTTCCCCGCGACCCGAAGACATGGGCACTGATCGGCTGCCTCGGACTGGTGAACATCGCCCTGGCATTCGCGACGATGTTCGTCGCCGCGACCGGACTGTCGACCGGGATCGCCTCGGTGCTCGCCAACGCGCAGCCAATCCTGATCCTGCTGCCCGCGTGGTGGCTCTACCGCGAGCGTCCCACCCCCGCCGCGATCGCCGCGATCGGCCTGGGCTTCACCGGCCTACTCATCATCGTCCTTCCCTCCGGGCTCGGCACCGGAGCGTGGCTCTCACTGACCTCCGCCGCCGCGATCACCGCCGGCACCCTCATCGGCCGGATCGTGCACGCAGACGTCCGAATCGTGGCGGCAGCTCAGCTGCTCATCGGAGGTGCGATCCTCGCCGGCACCGCAGCCGTCACAGAAGGGCCGCCCACGATCGACTGGAACATCCGGTTCATCCTCACCCTGCTGTTCCTATCACTGGTCGGCACCGCCGCCACCACGGTCGCCTGGTTCACCGAGATCGGACGTGCCCGGCTCGACCTCCTCGCCGCGTGGACGCTGCTCGTGCCGGTCTTCGGGATCCTGCTGTCGCTGCTGATCCTGCGCGAGGACCCGGGCCTGTGGGGCTGGATCGGGACCGTGATCGTGCTGATCGCAATGGCGTTGCTCGCCATCGGATCCAGGCGCTCAGAGCCCTCGGCCGTCACGGCAACCGGCAATCGTGCCCCACGAGCCTCCGCCGATCATGCGACGTCCGACCCGGACGGCCTCCCTGACGAAAACCACGGCCCGCGCTCCCGGCCGGAAAGGAAACAACGATGA
- a CDS encoding beta propeller repeat protein, with amino-acid sequence MLYGFATTEVELLASDDEGRNWLPKASFSAADLAATTDGLYAATEEGVLISTDNGASFAPVLGAPVLYTIDAGTDGTLAGVGTDGVLWSYGPDGRWRRMQTLQGAAQAFSVIDSERLVLVDDRGIVEVTPDDTTILAPARPAD; translated from the coding sequence ATGCTCTACGGATTCGCCACCACCGAAGTCGAACTCCTCGCCAGCGACGATGAAGGACGCAACTGGCTACCCAAGGCATCGTTCTCCGCCGCAGACCTCGCCGCCACCACAGACGGCCTCTATGCGGCAACTGAGGAAGGCGTCCTCATCAGCACAGACAACGGAGCGTCCTTCGCTCCTGTGTTGGGCGCGCCCGTGCTCTACACAATCGACGCCGGCACGGATGGCACACTCGCCGGCGTCGGCACCGACGGCGTTCTCTGGTCGTACGGCCCTGACGGTCGCTGGCGACGCATGCAAACACTGCAGGGCGCCGCGCAGGCCTTCAGTGTCATCGACTCGGAGCGGCTCGTTCTCGTCGACGACCGCGGAATCGTCGAAGTCACTCCCGACGACACCACCATCCTCGCCCCAGCCCGCCCCGCGGACTGA
- a CDS encoding helix-turn-helix transcriptional regulator, whose translation MRAERIHRAVFGHAKIVHVLEGAARIETATGIHELTPGYAMALGAGMWCSVRPDPTVRLWTLYFDESFLRSHMRWVLADTTRVRPGVHPDAWDGSALVLQPGVDILHRIEPLWRQISLVNETAPPEVATTRLISLFSRAVEIALPTLLADDGAVPERFVLPVRGRLAQPPIARPVRRSVVLLRSRMTEPWTVGRLAAEVAVSRAHLTRVFTQQVGVAPMRFLIETRLTEFTRLIEETDLPIADASRQVGWNDARVAAVWFRKRFGITPTQYRRHPHASCTGAMPCESCRGVCALTPVLEPVTRAVSRDSRRDAHIRRLS comes from the coding sequence GTGCGCGCCGAACGCATCCACCGCGCCGTGTTTGGGCACGCCAAGATCGTCCACGTCCTCGAGGGCGCCGCACGCATTGAGACAGCCACAGGCATCCACGAGTTGACACCGGGCTACGCGATGGCTCTCGGGGCCGGCATGTGGTGCTCAGTGCGCCCAGACCCGACTGTGCGGCTATGGACGCTCTACTTCGACGAGTCCTTCCTCCGCTCCCACATGCGATGGGTGCTCGCCGACACCACGCGCGTCCGTCCGGGCGTGCATCCTGACGCCTGGGACGGCTCGGCACTCGTGCTGCAGCCTGGCGTGGACATCCTGCACCGCATCGAACCGCTGTGGCGCCAGATCAGCCTCGTGAACGAGACCGCGCCACCGGAGGTCGCGACCACCCGACTGATCTCTCTGTTCTCCCGCGCCGTCGAGATTGCCCTACCGACGCTGCTCGCCGACGACGGCGCCGTGCCCGAGAGGTTCGTCCTCCCGGTGCGCGGCCGGCTCGCGCAGCCGCCAATCGCTCGCCCCGTGCGCCGCTCGGTCGTCCTGCTGCGCTCGCGCATGACCGAGCCGTGGACGGTCGGCAGGCTCGCCGCGGAGGTGGCCGTCTCCCGCGCCCATCTCACACGCGTTTTCACCCAGCAGGTCGGTGTCGCCCCCATGCGGTTCCTCATCGAGACCCGCCTGACGGAGTTCACGCGACTGATCGAGGAAACCGACCTGCCGATCGCCGATGCATCCCGGCAAGTCGGATGGAACGACGCGCGAGTTGCGGCAGTATGGTTCCGCAAGCGCTTCGGAATCACCCCCACGCAGTACCGGCGGCATCCGCACGCTTCTTGCACCGGCGCCATGCCGTGCGAGTCGTGCCGTGGTGTGTGCGCCCTCACTCCGGTCCTTGAGCCCGTAACTCGTGCGGTGTCGCGTGATTCGCGCCGCGACGCGCACATTCGGCGGCTTTCCTAG
- a CDS encoding DUF305 domain-containing protein, with product MSDSPHAPDHEHHSRGRPYLMFWIMMALSLLIMYAAMFTMIDGWGDFRNNLNMLYMTLTMWAPMGIIMLLAMRSMYANKKANVAMLVVFALLAVGSFTATRTQAATDDQQFIKSMIPHHSGAILMCREASLTDPELTALCEDITTGQRSEIEQMEQIQERLNNN from the coding sequence ATGTCCGACTCACCACACGCACCCGACCACGAGCACCACAGCCGGGGGCGGCCTTACCTGATGTTCTGGATCATGATGGCCCTGAGCTTGCTCATCATGTACGCTGCCATGTTCACCATGATCGACGGCTGGGGCGACTTCCGAAACAACCTGAATATGCTCTACATGACGCTCACGATGTGGGCTCCAATGGGAATCATCATGCTCCTGGCCATGCGTAGCATGTACGCGAACAAGAAGGCCAATGTGGCGATGCTCGTCGTGTTCGCCTTGCTGGCAGTCGGATCGTTCACGGCGACTCGAACACAGGCAGCCACTGACGACCAACAGTTCATCAAATCCATGATCCCGCACCACTCCGGCGCAATCCTCATGTGCCGCGAGGCCAGCCTGACCGACCCAGAACTGACTGCCCTCTGCGAAGACATCACCACCGGCCAGCGATCGGAAATAGAGCAAATGGAGCAGATCCAAGAACGTCTGAACAACAACTAA
- a CDS encoding YHS domain-containing protein: MTYPNEPRSDEKALVTDPVCGMKVDPATAAARREYDGTTFWFCSTGCADAFDADPHRYGHPQTAD, from the coding sequence ATGACATACCCCAACGAGCCCAGGTCCGACGAGAAGGCCCTCGTCACCGACCCGGTCTGCGGCATGAAAGTTGACCCGGCCACGGCGGCCGCGAGACGCGAATACGACGGAACCACGTTCTGGTTCTGCTCCACCGGTTGCGCCGACGCCTTCGACGCCGATCCGCACCGCTACGGACACCCGCAGACAGCCGACTGA
- a CDS encoding four-helix bundle copper-binding protein, whose translation MTIAGEMLRTYPKDLGGIDQQKLTTCIEACLECAQACTACADACLSEDMVTELTKCIRTNMDCADLCETTARVLSRHTGYDANLTRATLDACRMACASCADECERHAGMHEHCRVCAEACRRCEEACAALLGAF comes from the coding sequence ATGACTATTGCCGGAGAAATGCTCCGCACCTATCCCAAGGACCTGGGCGGAATCGACCAGCAGAAACTCACCACCTGTATCGAGGCGTGTCTGGAATGCGCGCAAGCATGCACCGCCTGCGCCGATGCCTGCCTCAGCGAAGACATGGTCACTGAACTGACCAAATGCATCCGCACCAACATGGACTGCGCCGACCTCTGCGAAACCACGGCGCGCGTCCTCTCTCGCCACACCGGGTACGACGCCAACCTCACACGAGCCACTCTCGACGCCTGCCGCATGGCCTGCGCGAGTTGCGCGGACGAGTGCGAACGGCACGCCGGAATGCATGAGCACTGCCGCGTGTGCGCTGAAGCATGCCGTCGCTGCGAGGAAGCGTGCGCCGCACTCCTCGGAGCATTCTGA
- a CDS encoding ABC1 kinase family protein, translating to MSTHRSRYRRIATILEHHGLGLGLGLLGLEKWIPFNKGVLGHARRDEPYTSPEHLRLALEELGPTFIKLGQLLSTRNDLLPAAYLAELVKLQDAAPPEAWEPMKAVIREELGADPEQLFAQFDPQPLAAASIGQAYAATLHDGTQVVVKVRRPGAVAQIHEDLEILQNLAERADKRWDAARQYNLPGIVEEFSRTLRAELDYLQEGRNAERFAADFADSPDVAVPQVFWETTTSRVLTLERMHGIRVDDLPALDAAGIDRNQLARRGADLILTMVFENRFFHADPHPGNLFIQTDGSIALIDFGMVGQLDEEATEQLSDVLLAFTRGDSNALATALLALSITKNTSDRGELGRSLDVFVSRYLGRPLSDINLSHLLGELLALLRHHHLQLPQQIALLFKVLMMGEALAARLDPEFEMLQALTPFSERIVQRQFSLPALAKRWAQASADAGALLLELPGTLKQLRRVLENGGLEVHLRAAELEPLVGRAERIGNRLIAGMITAALINGIGELVSGNTRWRSREGVMIGAGASVVTALGGYLLWTTRRRR from the coding sequence ATGAGCACGCATCGGAGCCGGTATCGGCGCATCGCCACCATCCTCGAGCACCACGGACTCGGGCTCGGCCTCGGGCTGCTCGGGCTGGAGAAGTGGATTCCCTTCAACAAAGGCGTTCTCGGGCATGCGCGCCGGGACGAGCCCTACACCAGTCCGGAACACCTCCGACTCGCCCTCGAGGAGCTCGGACCGACCTTCATCAAACTCGGCCAGCTGCTGTCCACCCGCAACGACCTGCTGCCCGCCGCTTACCTCGCCGAGTTGGTCAAGCTTCAGGACGCCGCGCCGCCCGAGGCCTGGGAGCCGATGAAGGCGGTGATCCGCGAGGAGCTCGGCGCGGACCCCGAACAGCTCTTCGCACAGTTCGACCCGCAACCGCTGGCCGCCGCGTCGATCGGGCAGGCATACGCTGCGACCCTTCACGACGGCACCCAGGTCGTCGTGAAGGTCCGCCGACCCGGCGCGGTCGCCCAGATCCACGAAGACCTGGAGATCCTGCAGAACCTCGCCGAGCGCGCCGACAAGCGGTGGGATGCCGCCCGCCAGTACAACCTGCCGGGCATCGTCGAGGAGTTCTCCCGCACGCTGCGCGCCGAGCTCGACTATCTGCAGGAGGGCCGGAACGCGGAGCGGTTCGCCGCCGACTTCGCCGACTCACCCGACGTCGCCGTCCCCCAGGTGTTCTGGGAGACGACCACGTCACGCGTGCTGACCCTGGAACGGATGCACGGCATCCGAGTCGACGACCTGCCCGCCCTGGACGCGGCCGGCATCGACCGGAACCAGCTGGCCAGGCGAGGCGCAGACCTCATCCTCACCATGGTGTTCGAGAACCGCTTCTTCCACGCCGACCCGCACCCGGGCAACCTGTTCATCCAAACCGACGGATCCATCGCCCTCATCGACTTCGGCATGGTCGGCCAACTCGACGAAGAGGCCACCGAGCAGCTCTCCGACGTGCTGCTCGCCTTCACCCGCGGAGACTCCAACGCGCTCGCCACCGCCCTGCTCGCGCTCTCGATCACCAAGAACACCTCCGACCGCGGCGAGCTAGGCCGCTCCCTGGACGTCTTCGTGTCGCGGTATCTCGGACGCCCCCTGTCCGACATTAACCTCAGCCACCTGCTCGGAGAGCTGCTCGCCCTGCTGCGACACCACCACCTCCAGCTGCCGCAGCAGATCGCTCTGCTGTTCAAGGTCCTGATGATGGGCGAGGCACTGGCGGCACGGCTCGACCCCGAGTTCGAGATGCTGCAGGCGCTCACCCCCTTCTCGGAGCGGATCGTGCAGCGACAGTTCTCCCTCCCCGCCCTGGCGAAACGCTGGGCACAGGCATCCGCGGATGCCGGAGCACTGCTGCTCGAGCTGCCCGGAACACTCAAGCAGCTCCGGCGGGTGCTGGAGAACGGCGGCCTCGAGGTGCACCTGCGCGCGGCCGAACTGGAACCGCTCGTGGGACGGGCTGAACGGATCGGCAATCGCCTGATCGCCGGCATGATCACCGCCGCCCTGATCAACGGCATCGGCGAACTCGTCAGCGGGAACACGAGATGGCGCTCGCGGGAAGGCGTCATGATCGGCGCCGGCGCGAGCGTGGTCACCGCACTCGGCGGCTACCTGCTCTGGACCACGCGGCGACGGCGATGA
- a CDS encoding type II glyceraldehyde-3-phosphate dehydrogenase, whose amino-acid sequence MNTIRVGVNGYGVIGKRVADAVLLQSDMDLVGVADIATDWRIKSAANRLPVFASTIEAQQAMRGADVPAQGVLDDLLAQCDVVVDTTPKHVAAGNLERYRALGVKAVLQGGESHSTTGHSFVAQANYASAIGRDSTRVVSCNTTSIVRILGALDAAGLLLRARGVLIRRATDPWESHLGGIMNTMVPEPTIPSHQGPDAQTVLPGLDVVTIAAKGAHTQTHSHYWTLQLTREATRDEVLDALRAAPRIAFIRMSDGLVALNSTVELMRDLGRPRGDMWEVAVWEDLVTVNGSEAYLAYQVYNEAIVVPETIDAIRALTGTVPDAATSIRLTDESLGMRQDFLTPAEEPDHDR is encoded by the coding sequence ATGAACACCATTCGAGTCGGCGTCAACGGCTACGGCGTCATCGGCAAGCGCGTCGCCGACGCGGTCCTGCTGCAGTCGGACATGGACCTGGTCGGCGTCGCGGACATCGCCACCGACTGGCGGATCAAGTCCGCAGCGAACCGCCTGCCCGTGTTCGCCTCCACCATCGAGGCGCAGCAGGCCATGCGGGGCGCCGACGTGCCCGCACAGGGAGTGCTCGACGACCTTCTCGCGCAGTGCGACGTCGTCGTCGACACCACCCCCAAGCATGTGGCAGCGGGAAACCTGGAGCGCTACCGCGCCCTCGGCGTCAAGGCAGTGCTCCAAGGCGGCGAGTCCCACTCCACCACCGGCCACTCCTTCGTCGCCCAAGCCAACTACGCCAGCGCCATCGGCAGGGACAGCACCCGGGTGGTCTCCTGCAACACCACCAGCATCGTGCGGATCCTCGGCGCGCTGGATGCGGCCGGACTCCTGCTGCGCGCCCGTGGGGTGCTCATCCGCCGCGCCACCGACCCGTGGGAATCGCACCTCGGCGGGATCATGAACACGATGGTCCCAGAACCGACCATCCCCTCTCATCAGGGCCCCGACGCACAGACCGTGCTCCCCGGACTCGATGTCGTCACCATCGCCGCCAAAGGCGCCCACACGCAGACCCACAGCCACTACTGGACGCTACAACTGACCCGGGAGGCGACCCGCGACGAGGTGCTGGACGCCCTGCGCGCCGCGCCCCGCATCGCGTTCATCCGGATGTCCGATGGCCTGGTCGCCCTCAACTCCACCGTCGAGCTGATGCGCGATCTCGGCCGCCCCCGGGGAGACATGTGGGAGGTCGCCGTGTGGGAGGACCTGGTCACCGTGAACGGCAGCGAGGCCTACCTCGCCTACCAGGTCTACAACGAGGCCATCGTCGTGCCCGAGACGATCGACGCGATCCGCGCGCTGACGGGCACCGTCCCCGACGCCGCGACCTCGATCCGCCTCACCGACGAGAGCCTCGGCATGCGCCAGGACTTCCTCACACCGGCGGAGGAGCCCGACCATGACCGGTGA